Genomic DNA from Neisseria lisongii:
TCCTCCCCAGCCAGACAAAAGCGTGTAAGATTACCTTACACGCTTTTTTAATGCCGGTTTTGCCATATCATATTGGTTTTCTCTGCTATTGTGCGTATAATGTCGGCCGGATAACCGAACATTCAAGCAGAGGCTGATATGGCGTTCTCTGAGCAAAAATCAAATCTACAATCAAATGGTGAAGATATGGCTGCATACGATGGTTTAATGGTGTTTACCGGCAATGCCAATCCCGAATTGGCACAACGGGTTGTCAAACATTTGGATATTTCTTTGGGCGGCGCTTCCGTCAGCAAATTTTCAGACGGCGAAGTGGCTGTCGAACTGCTGGAAAACGTGCGCGGCCGAGATGTGTTTATTCTGCAACCAACCTGCGCACCGACCAACGACAACCTGATGGAAATCCTGACCATGGCAGATGCGTTGAAACGGGCTTCTGCAGGCCGGATTACCGCAGCCATTCCTTACTTCGGCTATGCCCGCCAAGACCGCCGTCCCCGTTCGGTACGGGTGCCGATTTCGGCAAAACTGGTGGCCAATATGCTGTATTCGGCAGGCATCGACCGTGTCTTGACTGTAGATTTGCATGCCGACCAAATTCAGGGCTTTTTCGATATTCCGGTGGACAATATTTACGCCACCCCGATTTTGTTGAACGATATTGCCCAACAGCGCATCGACAACCTGATGGTGGTCAGCCCCGATGTCGGCGGCGTAGTACGCGCCCGTGCGGTGGCCAAATCATTAAACGTGGACTTGGCAATTATCGACAAACGCCGCCCGAAAGCCAATGTTGCCGAAGTCATGAACATCATCGGCGATGTACAAGACCGCACCTGCTTGATTGTGGACGATATGATCGATACCGCCAACACCTTGTGCAAAGCCGCTTCGGCGCTCAAAGCCCGTGGTGCAGCCCGAGTATTGGCCTACGCAACCCACCCTGTATTTTCCGGTGAAGCAATTTCCCGCATTGCTTCTTCCGATATCGACCAAGTAGTCGTAACCGATACCATTCCATTATCGGAAGCCGCACGCAACTGCGACCGCATCCGTCAGGTAACGATTGCCGGTCTGTTGGCTGAAACGGTACGCCGTATCAGCAATGAAGAATCTGTTTCATATCTTTTCAACGAAGATGTGTTAAACGGTGGCGGCGTTTTGCTGCCTTAACCCCAAACCGCCTAAGCTGGTCGCGGCCGACGGCGGATTATTCATTTACTGGAGTATTTAACTATGTCATACGAAATTCAAGCATCTGTTCGCGAAGATAAAGGCACTGGTGCGAGCCGCCGCCTGCGTCGCGAAGGACAAATCCCTGCCATTTTGTACGGTGAAGGCCAAGACGCAGTAGCGATTGCCGTTGACCACAAAACCGTATTCTACGCATTGGAAAAAGAATCTTTCCACACTGCACTGATTAATCTGGTTGTAGACGGCAAAGCACAACAAGTTATCGTACGCGATTTCCAAATGCACCCGTTCCGCCAACAAGTGCAACACATCGACTTCCAAGCCGTTCAAGCCGATCTGCCGATCCGTATCCGTGTTCCGCTGCACATCGTAAACGCTGAAAACTCTCAAGCCGTTAAACTGCAAGGCGGCCGTGTTTCTCTGTTGAACACCACCGTAGAAGTATTGGCTCTGCCTGCCAACATTCCGGCATTCTTGGAACTGGATTGCGCTGCCGTAGTAGCCGGCGACATTCTGCACCTGAGCGATGTTAAATTCCCAGAAGGCGTGGAAAGCGTTTCTCTGAAACGTAACGAAAACTTGGCGATTGCAACCGTTACCGGTAAAAAACGCTAATTAAACTCAAATTTCCGATATTTCGGAAATCATATCAAAAACGGATTTTGTCTCGGCAAAATCCGTTTTTTATTGAATATTATGGTATGGTTAGGTCTAAATATTTCAGTTATCCGTAATCAACCGGTTGCGCAGCCATCTGGCTGCGGGGGCGATTTCTCCGGCGAGCATGCCGATTTCGCCTTGTCGGGTTTTCAGTAAATCGGCGGCGGTGCCGTGCAGCCAGACTGCGGCGCAGGTGGCTTGCCATAAGTCGATCGTTTGTGCGGTCAGGCTGCCGATGATGCCGCTTAATACGTCGCCGCTGCCGGCGGTTGCTAATCCTGCATTGCCGCTGAAATTGGTTTCGATGTCTCCGTCAGGTGCGGCAATCAGGGTATGATGGCCTTTTAATACGGTTACGGCTTGGAATGTTTGGCTGATTTCTGCTGCGGCTTGCGGGCGGTTGTTTTGGATTTCGGTGGTGGATACATTCAATAGTCGGGCGGCTTCGGCGGGGTGCGGGGTTAAGATGAGTTGCGGGTGGCGGATGGCTGCCTGTCGGTTTTCAGACGGCCTTGCTAACAGGGTGAGTGCGTCTGCGTCGAGCAGCAGCGGGGTATGGGCGGCTTGTTTCAGCACTTGCGATAATGTCTGTTCGGCGGCTTCGTCCAGTCCTAAGCCGCAGCCTGCTACCCAAGCTGTGATGTCGTTGCGTTGCAGCAGCTTTTCGGCTGTTGCCAGCATGATTTCGGGGCGTTCGGGAATCATGGCAAATGGTAGTGAATGTTGCCGAAATCCTGCCCAAACTTTGCCGCAACCCAGATACAGTGCGGCGCTTGCTGCCAATACGAGCGCACCGCTCATGCCTTCTGAGCCGCCGATGATGCCGAGCGTGCCGTAGGTGCCTTTGTGGCTGTCGGCTTTTCGGGGACGGAAAACATCGGGAAAGCGTGAGGCCGTCTGAAAATAGTGGTCAGGTAAAATGGGATTGGAATCGGCAATCATATTTGACACTTGGAGATGGTAAATTCAATTCTAGTAAATTCACTTTAGTAAAAATGGAATAACACGGCCGCTGTTGCCAAGTTGCTTTTATTTCAACACGGTTTTCCAGTTGAGGCCGTTGATGGCATCGACTTGGGTAATGTGTTGGGTATCGAGGTCGATGGCGGTGAGCTTGCCGCCCCAGAGTGCGCCGGTGTCGAGGGAAATGATGTTGTTTGTGTTGAGGTGGCCCAGTGCCGACCAGTGGCCGAAGACAACGGTATGGCTGAGGTGGCGGCGGTCGGGAACTTGGAACCATGCACGCAGGTAGAGGGGCATTTTGTCGAGACCGGCTTTGAAGTCGAATTCGAGTTCGTTGGTAAAGGTCAGCGCCCGCATTCGGGTAAAAACGTTGGTGATGAAGCGCAGGCGTTTGTAGCCGCCCAAGTCTTCTTTCCAAGCGGTCGGGGTGTTGCCGTACATTTTGCTGAAAAAGGTTTCGACTCGTTTGCCTTGCAGTTCGTGTTCGACTTCTTCGGCAAGGCTTTGGGCTTGTTCGACGCTCCATTGGGGCAAAATGCCGGCGTGAGCCATAACATAGCGGTCGGTTTGAATCAGCAGGCTTTGGCGGCGCAGCCAGTCGAGCATGGTTTTGCTTTGGGGGTGTTTGAGGATAGGGCTGAGGGTGTCGCTGCGTTTGAGCGATCCGTGTCCGTAGCCGACGGCGAGCAGATGCAGGTCGTGGTTACCGAGAACGATGCGGACGCTGCTTTCGTGTTTCATGGCAAATTGCAGCGCTTCCAGAGATTTGGGGCCGCGATTGACGATGTCGCCGGTGAGCCAGAGGGTGTCGTTGCCGTGGTTGAAGCCGATTTTGTGCAATAAGGCGGTTAATTCGTCATAACAGCCTTGAATATCGCCGATTGCGTAGTGTGCCATGTGGGAAAATCCGTCGAATAGGTTTTCAGACGGCCTGTTGCCGGAATATTGACAACAGGCCGTCTGAAAACGGGGGTGATGTGATTAAGCGAGTACCAATACGGCTTCTGCTTCAACCTGTACGCCTTTCGGCAGGGCGGCTACGCCGACGGCGGCGCGCGCCGGAAAGGGCTGCTCGATAAATTCGGCCATTACTTCGTTGAAGATGGCGAAGTTGGACAGGTCGGTCAGGTAGGCGTTGAGTTTGACGATGTCTTTCAGCGATCCGCCGGCGGCTTCAGCAACGGCTTGCAGGTTTTTAAAGACTTGCACGGCTTCGGTACGGAAATCGCCGTTGCCGGCTACAGTCATGGTTTCAGGGTCTAAAGGAATTTGGCCGCTCAGGTAAACAGTATTGCCGGCACGCACGGCTTGGCTGTATGCGCCGATGGCGGCGGGGGCTTTGTCGGTATGAATGATGGTTTTTGACATGAGTATTCTCCTTGAAGTGTCATCGTAAAATAAGCGTTCTGCTGTGGCTTATTATCTTATAATCGGCGGCGTTGGGCAATGTGTCGTTGTACTCAAGCCTGTTTTAACTTGCCTTGCTTAATTTTAGTGAAACCTGCGTTTTTCAGACGGCCTAGCCAAGCCGTCTGAAAAACGCAGGTTCAGGGGTTACAGAAAACATTGCAGCAAATCATTGAGAAACAGCTTGCCTTGCTCGGTCGGGCGGAATACGGTCGGGTCGGTTTCGAGCAGGCCTTTTCGGCGGGCAGTTTCGAGTTGGGGCAGGATTGATGCGGCGCTCAGTCCGGTACGCTGCGGCAGCAGGGCGGCGGGTACGCCGTCGTGCAGGCGCAGGGCGTTCATCATAAATTCAAATGCCAAATCTTCAGCGGCAATGTTTTTGCGTTCAACAGCTTCTTGCGGCTGATTTTGCATGGCGGCGAGATAGTCGTTGGGGTGGCGGCGGCGGACGGTGCGTTCGATGCGGTCGGGATAAGAGATTTTACCGTGTGCGCCGGCACCGATGCCGAGATAGTCGCCGAATTGCCAATAATTCAGATTGTGGCGGCACTGTTTGCCCGCTTGCGCAAATGCGGAAGTTTCGTAATGGATAAATCCGGCTTGTGC
This window encodes:
- a CDS encoding ribose-phosphate pyrophosphokinase — translated: MAAYDGLMVFTGNANPELAQRVVKHLDISLGGASVSKFSDGEVAVELLENVRGRDVFILQPTCAPTNDNLMEILTMADALKRASAGRITAAIPYFGYARQDRRPRSVRVPISAKLVANMLYSAGIDRVLTVDLHADQIQGFFDIPVDNIYATPILLNDIAQQRIDNLMVVSPDVGGVVRARAVAKSLNVDLAIIDKRRPKANVAEVMNIIGDVQDRTCLIVDDMIDTANTLCKAASALKARGAARVLAYATHPVFSGEAISRIASSDIDQVVVTDTIPLSEAARNCDRIRQVTIAGLLAETVRRISNEESVSYLFNEDVLNGGGVLLP
- a CDS encoding 50S ribosomal protein L25/general stress protein Ctc codes for the protein MSYEIQASVREDKGTGASRRLRREGQIPAILYGEGQDAVAIAVDHKTVFYALEKESFHTALINLVVDGKAQQVIVRDFQMHPFRQQVQHIDFQAVQADLPIRIRVPLHIVNAENSQAVKLQGGRVSLLNTTVEVLALPANIPAFLELDCAAVVAGDILHLSDVKFPEGVESVSLKRNENLAIATVTGKKR
- a CDS encoding NAD(P)H-hydrate dehydratase — its product is MIADSNPILPDHYFQTASRFPDVFRPRKADSHKGTYGTLGIIGGSEGMSGALVLAASAALYLGCGKVWAGFRQHSLPFAMIPERPEIMLATAEKLLQRNDITAWVAGCGLGLDEAAEQTLSQVLKQAAHTPLLLDADALTLLARPSENRQAAIRHPQLILTPHPAEAARLLNVSTTEIQNNRPQAAAEISQTFQAVTVLKGHHTLIAAPDGDIETNFSGNAGLATAGSGDVLSGIIGSLTAQTIDLWQATCAAVWLHGTAADLLKTRQGEIGMLAGEIAPAARWLRNRLITDN
- a CDS encoding symmetrical bis(5'-nucleosyl)-tetraphosphatase; this encodes MAHYAIGDIQGCYDELTALLHKIGFNHGNDTLWLTGDIVNRGPKSLEALQFAMKHESSVRIVLGNHDLHLLAVGYGHGSLKRSDTLSPILKHPQSKTMLDWLRRQSLLIQTDRYVMAHAGILPQWSVEQAQSLAEEVEHELQGKRVETFFSKMYGNTPTAWKEDLGGYKRLRFITNVFTRMRALTFTNELEFDFKAGLDKMPLYLRAWFQVPDRRHLSHTVVFGHWSALGHLNTNNIISLDTGALWGGKLTAIDLDTQHITQVDAINGLNWKTVLK
- a CDS encoding RidA family protein, whose protein sequence is MSKTIIHTDKAPAAIGAYSQAVRAGNTVYLSGQIPLDPETMTVAGNGDFRTEAVQVFKNLQAVAEAAGGSLKDIVKLNAYLTDLSNFAIFNEVMAEFIEQPFPARAAVGVAALPKGVQVEAEAVLVLA